A window of the Hevea brasiliensis isolate MT/VB/25A 57/8 chromosome 6, ASM3005281v1, whole genome shotgun sequence genome harbors these coding sequences:
- the LOC110644064 gene encoding calcium-dependent protein kinase 24-like isoform X1 — translation MGGCISAPVKAGRIISRRLHYDNRPKPLPENNLVSPRSTSIQVGNVLKNPTGNNIREKYQIGKELGRGEFGVTYKCYEKETWDAYACKTISKAKLKTEIDIEDVRREVEIMRHLPKHPNIVSFKEAYEDKDAVYLVMELCEGGELFDRIVTKGHYTERAAAMVTKTILEIVKVCHDHGVIHRDLKPENFLFADAGENSQLKAIDFGLSIFFEPDHRFSEIVGSPYYMAPEVLRRNYGAEVDVWSAGVILFILLCGVPPFWAETEEGIAHAIVGGKIDFARDPWPRVSEQAKELVKGMLDQNPYNRLTVEEVLEHPWIQNARDVPNVNLGENVRAKIKQFSLMNKFKKRVLRVVADNLPDEQIDGIKQMFYTMDTDNTGDLTFEELKNGLHHIGQPLPDPDVRMLMDAADIDGNGTLSIEEFVAMSIHLIKIGNDEHLSQAFRFFDKNHNGYIEFDELKDAMEHDNLGPNNEQIIKDIISDADLDQDGRISYEEFKAMMKSGMDWKMASRQYSRAMLNALSMKLIKDKSIQLKT, via the exons ATGGGAGGCTGCATTTCTGCACCTGTAAAAGCTGGTCGCATAATATCCAGGAGGTTGCATTATGACAACAGACCTAAACCCTTGCCAGAGAACAACTTGGTGTCGCCAAGGTCGACGAGTATCCAAGTTGGGAACGTGCTCAAGAACCCTACAGGGAATAACATTAGAGAAAAATACCAGATTGGGAAGGAGTTAGGAAGAGGAGAATTTGGGGTGACATACaaatgttatgaaaaagaaacatGGGATGCCTATGCGTGCAAGACTATATCGAAAGCGAAGCTGAAGACAGAAATAGATATAGAAGATGTGAGAAGAGAGGTTGAGATCATGAGGCATTTGCCTAAGCATCCAAATATTGTAAGCTTCAAAGAGGCTTATGAGGATAAAGACGCTGTTTATCTTGTTATGGAACTATGCGAGGGAGGTGAACTCTTCGATCGGATTGTGACTAAAGGCCATTACACTGAACGTGCTGCGGCAATGGTTACCAAGACCATTTTGGAAATTGTCAAG GTATGCCATGACCATGGAGTAATACACCGTGACCTAAAACCTGAAAATTTTCTGTTTGCAGATGCTGGAGAAAACTCCCAATTGAAGGCAATTGATTTCGGCCTCTCCATATTCTTCGAGCCTG ATCATCGTTTCAGTGAAATAGTTGGAAGCCCATATTACATGGCTCCTGAGGTTCTAAGACGAAATTACGGAGCCGAAGTTGATGTGTGGAGCGCAGGTGTCATCCTCTTTATCTTGCTTTGTGGAGTTCCTCCCTTTTGGGCCG AAACTGAAGAGGGTATTGCACATGCCATTGTTGGGGGCAAAATAGATTTTGCAAGGGATCCTTGGCCTAGGGTTTCTGAACAAGCTAAGGAGCTAGTCAAGGGTATGCTAGATCAAAATCCTTACAACCGATTGACTGTTGAAGAAGTCCTTG AACACCCTTGGATACAAAATGCGAGGGATGTCCCTAATGTGAATTTAGGAGAAAATGTTAGAGCAAAGATCAAGCAATTTTCCTTGATGAACAAGTTCAAGAAGAGAGTTCTTAGA GTGGTAGCAGACAACTTACCAGATGAGCAAATAGATGGGATCAAGCAGATGTTCTATACGATGGACACTGACAATACTGGAGACCTGACTTTTGAAGAACTCAAAAATGGCCTCCACCACATTGGACAGCCTCTTCCTGATCCTGACGTCCGGATGTTGATGGATGCA GCGGATATAGATGGAAATGGCACGCTCAGCATTGAGGAGTTTGTGGCAATGTCTATCCATCTGATAAAGATTGGGAATGATGAGCATCTCTCACAAGCTTTTAGGTTCTTCGACAAAAACCATAATGGATACATCGAGTTTGATGAATTGAAAGATGCAATGGAACATGACAACCTAGGTCCCAATAATGAACAGATCATCAAAGACATCATATCCGACGCCGATCTTGACCAA GATGGTCGAATCAGTTATGAGGAATTTAAGGCAATGATGAAAAGTGGGATGGACTGGAAAATGGCTTCACGTCAATATTCCAGAGCAATGCTAAATGCACTGAGCATGAAATTAATCAAAGACAAATCTATACAGCTgaaaacataa
- the LOC110644064 gene encoding calcium-dependent protein kinase 24-like isoform X2 translates to MGGCISAPVKAGRIISRRLHYDNRPKPLPENNLVSPRSTSIQVGNVLKNPTGNNIMTKGHYTERAAAMVTKTILEIVKVCHDHGVIHRDLKPENFLFADAGENSQLKAIDFGLSIFFEPDHRFSEIVGSPYYMAPEVLRRNYGAEVDVWSAGVILFILLCGVPPFWAETEEGIAHAIVGGKIDFARDPWPRVSEQAKELVKGMLDQNPYNRLTVEEVLEHPWIQNARDVPNVNLGENVRAKIKQFSLMNKFKKRVLRVVADNLPDEQIDGIKQMFYTMDTDNTGDLTFEELKNGLHHIGQPLPDPDVRMLMDAADIDGNGTLSIEEFVAMSIHLIKIGNDEHLSQAFRFFDKNHNGYIEFDELKDAMEHDNLGPNNEQIIKDIISDADLDQDGRISYEEFKAMMKSGMDWKMASRQYSRAMLNALSMKLIKDKSIQLKT, encoded by the exons ATGGGAGGCTGCATTTCTGCACCTGTAAAAGCTGGTCGCATAATATCCAGGAGGTTGCATTATGACAACAGACCTAAACCCTTGCCAGAGAACAACTTGGTGTCGCCAAGGTCGACGAGTATCCAAGTTGGGAACGTGCTCAAGAACCCTACAGGGAATAACATTA TGACTAAAGGCCATTACACTGAACGTGCTGCGGCAATGGTTACCAAGACCATTTTGGAAATTGTCAAG GTATGCCATGACCATGGAGTAATACACCGTGACCTAAAACCTGAAAATTTTCTGTTTGCAGATGCTGGAGAAAACTCCCAATTGAAGGCAATTGATTTCGGCCTCTCCATATTCTTCGAGCCTG ATCATCGTTTCAGTGAAATAGTTGGAAGCCCATATTACATGGCTCCTGAGGTTCTAAGACGAAATTACGGAGCCGAAGTTGATGTGTGGAGCGCAGGTGTCATCCTCTTTATCTTGCTTTGTGGAGTTCCTCCCTTTTGGGCCG AAACTGAAGAGGGTATTGCACATGCCATTGTTGGGGGCAAAATAGATTTTGCAAGGGATCCTTGGCCTAGGGTTTCTGAACAAGCTAAGGAGCTAGTCAAGGGTATGCTAGATCAAAATCCTTACAACCGATTGACTGTTGAAGAAGTCCTTG AACACCCTTGGATACAAAATGCGAGGGATGTCCCTAATGTGAATTTAGGAGAAAATGTTAGAGCAAAGATCAAGCAATTTTCCTTGATGAACAAGTTCAAGAAGAGAGTTCTTAGA GTGGTAGCAGACAACTTACCAGATGAGCAAATAGATGGGATCAAGCAGATGTTCTATACGATGGACACTGACAATACTGGAGACCTGACTTTTGAAGAACTCAAAAATGGCCTCCACCACATTGGACAGCCTCTTCCTGATCCTGACGTCCGGATGTTGATGGATGCA GCGGATATAGATGGAAATGGCACGCTCAGCATTGAGGAGTTTGTGGCAATGTCTATCCATCTGATAAAGATTGGGAATGATGAGCATCTCTCACAAGCTTTTAGGTTCTTCGACAAAAACCATAATGGATACATCGAGTTTGATGAATTGAAAGATGCAATGGAACATGACAACCTAGGTCCCAATAATGAACAGATCATCAAAGACATCATATCCGACGCCGATCTTGACCAA GATGGTCGAATCAGTTATGAGGAATTTAAGGCAATGATGAAAAGTGGGATGGACTGGAAAATGGCTTCACGTCAATATTCCAGAGCAATGCTAAATGCACTGAGCATGAAATTAATCAAAGACAAATCTATACAGCTgaaaacataa